The stretch of DNA CGGATGCGGACCTGCTGCGCATCATCAACACGCCTGCCCGAGGTATCGGCGACACCACGGTGGAGCGGCTGACCACCTATGCGGACCATCAGGGCATCAGCCTCTATGAGGCGATTGCCCAGCCAGAGCAGATCCCCGCGATCAACAGCGCGGCGGTGCGCCGGCTGGCGGGGGTCCACACGTTGCTCGCCACGCTGAACGGCTTCGCGCAAGGGGCCAAGGATGCGGCGAGCGCGGTGGACGAGATGCTCCGGGAGACCCGGCTGGTGGAATCCCTCACCGCTGAGGGCAGCGATGAGTCGCTCACCCGGGCTGAGAACTTGCGCGAGTTCCTGGGCGCCGCGCAGGAGTTCGATCTGAACCGTGCCGCCGCGGCGGTGGCGGCCGCAACCGCGGCGCCTGCCGAGCCCGAGGAGCCGCCTCCGGCGGACTTGGACGCGGCACCCCTCACGGCGGACGTCCCGCCGCTTCAGTCGTTCCTGGAGCAGATCAGCCTGGTGGGCGATGCGGACGCGGAGGTGGGGGAGGGCAAGGTGGCGTTGATGACGCTCCACGCGGCCAAGGGCCTGGAGTTCGACGCCGTGTTCCTGACGGGCATGGAGGACAACGTCTTCCCGCACTCGCGCGCGCTGTCGGGCGAGGAGCCGGAAGAAGGGGAGGAGATGGCCGAGGAGCGGCGGCTTTGCTACGTGGGGTTCACCCGCGCTCGCAGGCGGCTCTTCGTGAGCCTCGCCCAGTGCCGGTCTCTCTTCGGAGAGCTTCGCTACAACCCTCCTTCCCGGTTCCTGCGGGATGTGCCGCCGACGCTCTTCGGCATTGATCCTTCGATGCAGGAGGCACCGCGCCCGGTGGCGGCGCCGGTGGCCCCTCGCCGCCGATCCTACGACGATGACGATGGGCCCCGGATTGACCGCTCCTATTCGCAGGCATCGGACATGGACGGTGTGAGCGGGGACGTCCGGGGGATGCGTGTCCGTCACGAGCAATTCGGAGTGGGGCGTGTCGTCTCCACGGATGGCTCGGGCCCCAATGCGAAGGTGACGGTGGAGTTTGGCGCAGGCGTGGGCCTCAAGCGCGTCATCGCGCGCTTCCTGCTGCCCGGCTGAAAGATGAGGCCAGAGGGATGGACTCCACCCTCTGCGCGGCATGATGATGCGCTGAGGCTCAGGAGTCCTGAATGCCACGAAGGCTGCTCAAGGTGGTTTTGCTCCTCGCGACGCAAACCGGATGCCCACACGAATGGGGCCGGGGTGGCACCCTCGACATGGCCATGGAAAAGGACATGAGGGAGTACCCCCGGAAAACCACCTGCACGCTCGATGAAGAAGAGTGGGTAGAGCGATGTAAAGGCTACGACCACATGCCTTCCTCAGCGCGCACGAAGTGCCCAGAGGAATGTCGGCCTCGCCCAGCGGCGAGGTGAGTTGAGTGCTCCATGAAGTGGCGCACGGTCCCCATTGTCTTGGCCGGGTTGCTCTTACCGCTTCCTTTGATCTGGTTGATTCACCTCGTTCTCTCGGGCTTGGAGACACACCTCACTTCGTCTCGGAGTCAGCGCGCTGTCCCCATGCTTTCCAAGGACGAGCGGGTCCGTCTGAGAACTTATGAGCAGGCATGTGAGGCAGATGCGGATTGCGAGTTTCCGCTTCGGTGCTTCTACAACATGCGGACCCAGCGCCAGTACTGCACGGACAGCACCTGCGCAACGAACGAGGACTGTGCCAAGGACTTTGCCTGCCGCACCCTTCGTTCTGCGGATGGTCAGGGATTGTTGAGAGCCTGCTCCTTGGAAGGACTGCGCAAGGAGGGCGAGATGTGTGACGAGCTTCCTTCCAAGAGAGAAGATGGCTGCGAGAAGGCGCTCATTTGTAACGGCTTCTGTGGCCGTGGCTGTCGTTTAGAGGACCCCGAAAGTTGCCCCTCAGGTCATGTTTGCAGGGAGGGCGACAATGGGCCCTCCTGTCAGCCGACGTGCGAAGGGCGTGCTTGTCCCCTGGGGCAGCGGTGCGTCACCTCTCTGCTGGGTGGAATCGGCTCCGTGTGCATGAAGGTGTACGGAGAGGACTGTGAAGTGAACCCCTGCACCGCAGGGCAGGAGTGCAGCTCAACGACCTTCAAGATGGCTCCCGGCAAAATTTGGATGGAGTGCTTGGCGATGTGCGCCAGGACTGAGCCCCGCTGCGCAGAAGATGGCGAGGTCTGTGCTCTTTTCCAGTGCCGCCAGGGCTGTGAGCCTGGCGAGTCCTCTGGGTGTGAACCGGGGTTCGCCTGTTTGAGGAATCAAGACGGGCAGCCTTGGGCATGCATGCCGGACTCATCCGTTCGGTGACTCCACGTGTCTTTCAGCTTCTGGAGGCAGTGGCTTGAGCGGCGGGCACCTGGAGTACGCTGAAGCTTTCACGGAGGACTGCCATGTGCCGGAGCATCAAGACGCTGTTCAACTTCGAGCCCCCTGCGTCGGACGCGGAGATCCGCGCGGCCGCCCTGCAGTTCGTTCGCAAATTGAGCGGCACCAGTGGCCCCTCCAAGATGAATGAGGAGGTCTTCAACCGGGCCGTCGAGGAAGTCACGGACGCGGCGCGCCGGTTGGTGGACTCCCTGGTGACCACCGCTCCTCCACGGAACCGTGACATCGAAGCCCTCAAGGCGAAGCTGCGGTCGGCGAAGCGCTTCGAACCGCGTTGAGAGTTATTTGGCTTAATCTCGAAATACTTGACTTTCCGAGAGATGAAATGCAGGTTGTAGGCTCACGAAAAGGAGCAATGCGCATGAGCCCCCGTCCTGCACCCTTGATCCAACGAGCCGGTACCCTCGCGGTGGCGGTCCTCGCCGTGGTGGCTGCCTCCAGCGCGGCGATCGCCAGCGTTCGATCGGCGGACGTACCGAAGGCCGCCGCTGCGGCCAACGAGCAGCTGCGCGTGGTGACGGCCAACCTCGCCTTCCGTGGCCCCGATGCGGTTCGCAACGACTGGAACACGATTGGCCCCAACGCGGACATCGTGTTCGTTCAGGAGGCCAAGAACGTCCGGCTGCGCGACATCCTGGGAGATGCCTGGGCCGTGCGTCAGGACACGTCCTCCGACGACCGGCAGGGCAGCGCCGTGGTGATCCGC from Stigmatella aurantiaca encodes:
- a CDS encoding DUF2277 domain-containing protein, whose product is MCRSIKTLFNFEPPASDAEIRAAALQFVRKLSGTSGPSKMNEEVFNRAVEEVTDAARRLVDSLVTTAPPRNRDIEALKAKLRSAKRFEPR